A genomic region of Candidatus Paceibacterota bacterium contains the following coding sequences:
- a CDS encoding MazG nucleotide pyrophosphohydrolase domain-containing protein has translation MQILELQQWVRTDWEQHSNTRPDPHLQLLYLFEELGEMAEAIRKSSGYKDRKDEVMDLEGEMGDVLIALATVANNYNIDLDAAVQKSKIKIEERHRGGF, from the coding sequence ATGCAAATACTTGAATTACAACAGTGGGTGCGGACGGACTGGGAGCAGCACTCAAATACAAGGCCAGATCCACACTTGCAATTACTTTATCTTTTTGAGGAGCTCGGCGAAATGGCGGAGGCTATTCGCAAAAGTTCCGGGTATAAAGATCGGAAGGATGAGGTCATGGATCTTGAGGGGGAAATGGGGGATGTGCTTATTGCTCTTGCTACAGTGGCTAATAATTATAATATCGACCTTGATGCAGCGGTGCAGAAGTCAAAGATTAAAATCGAAGAGAGACATAGGGGAGGATTTTAA
- a CDS encoding cohesin domain-containing protein: MKTKKYIYVLLALIIAFAPRYVFAYALHLRQESPVVRHRDEFILTVLLDAGEDSNAVDGQIIYDATVFESMDIYEGNSGINFWIESPHEVSPGVITFAGMTPGGFQGNNEKLFALRMKAKKVGTHTISIRGARLYKNDGSGSPSALDMQALSLVVEGESLAPAKMTQLDVEPPEDFTPIIANDHNIYDGKHFIVFKTQDKGLGVDHYEIREGLFGLYVRAESPYLLKRQKVDRPIYIRAIDKEGNVREVVVAPRINVPIWRQGEWISLFVIFAFIFHLLRAGVAHGAVVQFKKVMRQIMRR; the protein is encoded by the coding sequence ATGAAAACCAAAAAATACATATATGTGCTCCTTGCGCTAATCATAGCCTTCGCTCCTCGATATGTTTTTGCTTATGCATTACATTTAAGGCAAGAAAGCCCCGTAGTGCGTCACCGTGACGAGTTCATCCTTACTGTGTTGCTTGATGCGGGCGAGGATTCAAACGCAGTAGATGGTCAGATCATTTATGATGCTACAGTTTTTGAGAGCATGGATATTTATGAGGGTAATTCAGGAATTAACTTCTGGATTGAGTCTCCCCATGAGGTGTCACCTGGGGTCATTACATTTGCAGGAATGACTCCGGGGGGATTCCAGGGAAACAATGAGAAACTCTTCGCCTTGCGTATGAAGGCAAAGAAAGTCGGTACACATACGATTTCTATTCGTGGGGCACGCCTCTATAAAAATGATGGCAGTGGTAGTCCAAGTGCGCTCGATATGCAGGCGCTCTCGCTTGTTGTTGAAGGAGAGAGCCTTGCTCCGGCAAAGATGACTCAACTAGATGTAGAGCCGCCAGAGGACTTTACTCCGATCATTGCAAACGATCATAATATCTATGATGGTAAGCACTTCATCGTATTCAAGACGCAGGATAAAGGATTGGGTGTGGACCATTATGAGATTCGCGAAGGGTTGTTTGGTTTGTATGTTCGGGCAGAGAGCCCATATCTTCTAAAGCGGCAAAAAGTTGATAGACCTATATATATTCGAGCGATTGATAAAGAGGGCAATGTCAGAGAGGTGGTTGTCGCGCCTAGGATAAATGTTCCCATTTGGCGACAGGGGGAGTGGATAAGTTTATTCGTGATTTTTGCATTTATTTTTCACCTTTTGCGTGCAGGTGTTGCTCATGGAGCGGTGGTGCAATTTAAGAAGGTGATGAGACAGATAATGCGTCGTTAA
- a CDS encoding dockerin type I repeat-containing protein encodes MDNRSRTFLFLALLVTLITPRIGQAIAVQITATVPGCGDSVIGPGEQCDGANLGGATCASLGYASGILTCTSVCTQNTLNCSTHAPSGGGGGGGGGAPVVTTATVAFMGRSYPGSSVTLLKDGQSIATTITNAEGVFQTTISGLSSGNYIFAAYALDEKGVQSPLMGFPVNVGSGAVLKVSGIAIAPSLYPASEHVKKKEPLILSGNAIPGALLYALIDSNTAVDLKTRVDKQGKYAVKIDTSLLFPGAHVLRLYTIEGQDLSGLSRSVDFSIFSSAISAQVLEDTKGCKVSDVNCDGRVNLVDLSILLYWYKNPIPPASVDLNKDGVVNIVDFSILVYRWTA; translated from the coding sequence ATGGATAACCGATCAAGAACATTCTTGTTTCTTGCTCTTCTCGTTACGCTCATCACTCCTCGTATTGGTCAGGCGATAGCAGTACAGATCACCGCAACCGTACCTGGCTGCGGTGATAGTGTTATTGGGCCAGGAGAACAGTGCGATGGAGCAAACCTCGGAGGCGCTACATGCGCCTCTTTGGGATATGCGTCGGGTATCCTCACGTGTACGAGTGTGTGTACTCAGAATACTTTGAACTGCTCAACACATGCTCCATCGGGAGGTGGTGGTGGAGGAGGCGGTGGCGCTCCCGTGGTTACCACCGCAACAGTAGCATTTATGGGGAGGTCATATCCTGGTAGTTCAGTGACCCTGCTTAAGGATGGTCAATCGATTGCAACAACAATAACGAACGCCGAGGGTGTTTTTCAGACGACTATTTCAGGGCTTTCCAGCGGAAACTATATCTTCGCAGCATATGCTCTTGATGAAAAAGGTGTTCAATCTCCACTTATGGGATTTCCAGTGAATGTAGGTAGTGGAGCAGTACTTAAGGTGAGTGGCATTGCTATCGCACCGTCACTGTATCCTGCGTCAGAGCATGTGAAAAAGAAAGAGCCATTGATACTCTCGGGCAATGCCATACCTGGCGCGTTGCTTTATGCTTTGATTGATAGCAACACCGCCGTAGATTTGAAGACACGCGTTGATAAGCAGGGAAAATATGCAGTAAAAATTGATACATCCCTACTTTTTCCGGGTGCACATGTGCTACGACTCTACACAATAGAGGGGCAAGATCTTAGCGGCCTTTCTCGTAGTGTCGATTTCTCAATTTTTTCGTCGGCTATAAGTGCGCAAGTACTCGAAGATACGAAAGGGTGTAAAGTTTCTGACGTGAACTGTGATGGCAGAGTGAATCTAGTCGACCTATCCATTTTGCTCTATTGGTATAAAAATCCTATTCCACCCGCAAGTGTTGATCTCAATAAAGATGGAGTGGTGAATATTGTGGATTTCAGTATTCTTGTGTATCGCTGGACTGCATAA
- a CDS encoding inosine/xanthosine triphosphatase — MRFAIGSTNPTKTNALIAVLSEYEEYRDCAVHSFAVQSGVSEQPKSLEEIIVGARNRAREAYTANGIAVGLESGLFPVPLAKSGMMVTTACVLYDGHAFHLGLSSAFECPSKVVDMVHEDGVDLNKAFHECGLTDDPKLGHRGGAIGVLTKGHVTRSEYMMQAIRLALIHLQNPELY, encoded by the coding sequence ATGCGTTTTGCCATCGGCTCTACGAATCCAACGAAAACCAACGCCTTGATTGCGGTATTGTCTGAATACGAAGAGTATCGCGACTGTGCAGTACATTCGTTCGCAGTGCAATCGGGTGTTTCCGAGCAACCGAAATCTCTCGAGGAGATTATTGTTGGTGCGCGGAATCGCGCGCGTGAAGCCTATACCGCAAATGGAATTGCGGTTGGGCTTGAGAGCGGACTCTTTCCTGTCCCGCTTGCGAAGTCAGGAATGATGGTCACGACAGCGTGTGTGCTCTATGACGGACATGCGTTCCATCTTGGACTGTCATCTGCATTCGAGTGTCCCTCGAAGGTTGTGGATATGGTGCACGAAGATGGAGTGGATCTCAATAAAGCATTTCACGAGTGTGGGCTTACTGATGATCCGAAGCTCGGGCATCGCGGAGGAGCAATCGGTGTACTCACCAAGGGGCACGTTACACGCTCGGAATACATGATGCAGGCGATTCGCCTGGCGCTTATTCATCTTCAAAATCCCGAATTGTATTAG